A window of the Candidatus Woesearchaeota archaeon genome harbors these coding sequences:
- a CDS encoding ABC transporter permease, whose product MPIPYLKLALKNLVARKLRSLLTIVGIVIGITALVALLTIGQGLDHAITKQFEKIGSNKLFVYPEGAGDPTSRTGLEKKDVDVLENMPGFVYVTPYLMGKVPVTYANDQYSVTIMGFPDKDTEKRFVSHDMVLKQGRYFKEGERNVVMIGAAVAKTMFDKEVRLNNNFEIKGIKYRVIGIFDSFGNPEDDNSLFVPLDDARILLNKPMQVTMVELTVEEGIDLQKTVSEIKKNLRRKRGNDHFEVVTPDQILKQFGTVITIINVVLIGIAFISLIVGAVGIMNTMYTSVLERTREIGIMKAIGASNATIMVVFLFESGILGLVGGILGVTLGSLIALGIGAVAVQAGFGLLVITIEWPVVFGGILFSVIVGALSGILPSRQASQLKPIDALRH is encoded by the coding sequence ATGCCAATTCCTTATCTCAAATTAGCATTGAAGAATCTTGTTGCAAGAAAACTTCGTTCTTTGCTTACCATAGTCGGTATAGTTATTGGAATAACTGCATTAGTTGCTTTGTTGACTATAGGACAAGGATTGGATCATGCAATAACCAAACAATTTGAGAAAATTGGCAGCAACAAACTTTTTGTTTATCCTGAAGGAGCTGGTGATCCTACCTCACGAACAGGGCTAGAAAAAAAAGATGTTGATGTGCTTGAAAACATGCCGGGGTTTGTTTATGTAACGCCGTATCTTATGGGAAAAGTGCCTGTAACTTATGCCAATGATCAATATTCAGTAACGATTATGGGTTTTCCTGATAAAGATACCGAGAAACGGTTTGTTTCTCATGATATGGTGCTTAAACAAGGCCGCTATTTTAAAGAAGGAGAGCGAAACGTCGTCATGATTGGTGCTGCAGTTGCTAAAACGATGTTTGATAAAGAAGTTCGGTTGAATAATAATTTTGAAATTAAGGGCATTAAATATCGTGTTATAGGTATTTTTGATTCTTTTGGAAATCCTGAAGATGATAATTCTTTGTTTGTTCCCTTGGATGATGCTCGCATCTTATTAAATAAGCCAATGCAAGTAACTATGGTTGAGTTAACTGTTGAAGAAGGTATTGATCTTCAAAAAACTGTTTCAGAAATTAAAAAAAATCTTCGAAGAAAACGCGGCAATGATCATTTTGAGGTTGTTACTCCTGATCAAATTCTTAAACAATTTGGTACTGTTATAACTATCATCAATGTTGTACTTATTGGGATTGCATTTATTTCTCTGATTGTTGGAGCAGTTGGCATTATGAATACGATGTATACTTCTGTCCTTGAGAGAACGCGTGAAATTGGCATTATGAAAGCAATAGGTGCAAGCAACGCCACTATTATGGTGGTTTTTTTGTTTGAATCAGGTATTCTTGGACTTGTTGGCGGGATTTTAGGGGTAACTCTGGGAAGTTTAATTGCATTGGGCATTGGTGCTGTTGCAGTTCAAGCAGGGTTTGGGTTATTAGTTATAACCATTGAATGGCCGGTTGTTTTTGGCGGAATACTATTTTCAGTTATTGTTGGGGCGTTGTCAGGAATTTTGCCTTCGCGCCAAGCATCACAATTAAAACCAATCGACGCACTGAGGCACTGA
- a CDS encoding thiazole synthase, translating to MLKIGKYTLDSRLILGTGKYPNYQMMHDALVASGTKMVTVALRRIDLHAQGNQNIFNFIPKEMKLLPNTAGCYNAEDALLTSHLAREALQTDLIKLEVIGNEKTLFPDTEQLLAAAKILVDEGFTVLPYTNDDPIVCEKLIKVGCSAVMPLAAPIGSGLGITNPINLKIIVEQFSGSVPIIIDAGVGTASDAAIALELGCDGLLMNTAIASASDPVKMATAMKYAVEAGRLAFEAGRIAKKLYATASSPVDGVVHIK from the coding sequence ATGTTGAAAATTGGCAAGTATACTCTTGATTCAAGGTTGATTTTAGGAACTGGAAAATATCCTAATTATCAGATGATGCATGATGCTCTTGTTGCTAGTGGTACTAAGATGGTTACGGTTGCCTTGCGGAGAATTGATCTTCATGCTCAAGGCAATCAAAATATATTTAATTTTATTCCAAAAGAAATGAAATTATTACCTAACACCGCAGGCTGCTACAATGCAGAAGACGCCTTGCTTACTTCACATCTTGCTCGTGAAGCATTGCAAACAGATTTAATTAAATTAGAAGTTATTGGGAATGAAAAAACCTTATTTCCTGATACAGAACAATTATTGGCTGCTGCGAAAATACTTGTTGATGAAGGATTTACGGTGTTGCCGTATACTAATGATGATCCTATTGTTTGCGAGAAGCTTATTAAAGTTGGCTGCAGCGCAGTTATGCCGCTAGCTGCTCCAATCGGTTCTGGTTTAGGGATAACTAATCCCATCAATCTTAAAATTATTGTTGAACAATTTTCTGGCAGTGTTCCTATTATCATTGATGCTGGTGTTGGAACAGCGTCAGATGCAGCTATTGCATTGGAATTAGGATGCGATGGTTTGTTGATGAATACTGCCATTGCATCAGCTTCTGATCCTGTTAAAATGGCAACAGCTATGAAATATGCTGTTGAAGCGGGGAGATTAGCATTTGAAGCAGGAAGAATAGCGAAGAAATTGTATGCGACAGCGAGTTCGCCTGTTGATGGAGTTGTACATATTAAATGA
- a CDS encoding HEPN domain-containing protein yields MIDDFERYIKSGKAKRKTPDKEEAKALLSKAEKRMKYLRELNDETTNLVLEDAYEAAREATQSLMSLQGFKPYSHEATISFLKKYYITEFNEYQINQFDRFRELRNNSVYKAELIVIEDAKKCIDFSKEIINKIKTITHGKK; encoded by the coding sequence ATGATAGACGACTTTGAAAGGTACATCAAATCAGGAAAAGCAAAAAGAAAAACACCCGATAAAGAAGAGGCTAAAGCATTGCTGTCAAAAGCAGAAAAAAGAATGAAATATTTAAGAGAATTAAACGATGAGACAACAAACCTAGTGTTAGAAGACGCCTATGAAGCAGCAAGAGAAGCTACACAATCATTAATGTCACTACAAGGATTTAAACCCTATTCTCATGAAGCTACCATTAGCTTTCTGAAAAAATATTATATAACTGAATTTAATGAATATCAAATAAACCAATTTGATAGATTCAGAGAATTAAGAAATAATTCAGTATACAAAGCTGAACTAATAGTAATAGAAGATGCTAAAAAATGCATAGATTTTTCTAAAGAGATCATTAATAAAATTAAAACAATTACCCATGGGAAAAAATAA
- a CDS encoding ABC transporter permease, with amino-acid sequence MFKDCTLLALKNIRRRKLRSWLTVIGIVIGIATIVALLMLGEGMQQALQDQFDKMGVSSIRVVPEGLRGPPSGDKGFNETDAQLVEGIVGVDYVDRILLNFAPVIFSNEEEYLMVLAYDTNLGQKGLVDTDLKPIAGRFFEKKDHDVALIGYDVAYELFDKDVRVKNKISINNKPFEVIGIIEPTGIDLDKQVYIPLENARELFNKPDFVNVIRVQVQPGIDKEKLVEKIKQKLERKRGSEDFDVFTPDQILRQFLSILDVVKAVLAGIAFISLIVGAVGIMNTMYTSVLERTREIGIMKAIGARNSLVLLLFVLESGIIGLVGGLLGVILGIVIAFGIGFGAAAAGFPFLHITINSGLIIFALVFSSVLGIISGMMPALRAAKLQPVNALRYE; translated from the coding sequence ATGTTTAAAGACTGTACCTTATTGGCGTTAAAAAATATTCGAAGGAGAAAATTACGTTCATGGCTGACGGTTATTGGTATTGTTATAGGCATTGCAACGATTGTTGCATTGCTGATGTTAGGAGAAGGAATGCAACAAGCATTACAAGATCAATTTGATAAGATGGGCGTTTCAAGCATACGTGTTGTGCCTGAAGGTTTGCGTGGACCTCCTTCAGGCGATAAGGGATTTAATGAAACTGATGCGCAGCTTGTTGAAGGTATTGTTGGTGTTGATTATGTTGATAGAATTCTTCTTAATTTTGCTCCGGTTATATTCAGCAATGAAGAGGAATATCTTATGGTGCTTGCCTATGATACCAATCTCGGACAAAAAGGTTTAGTTGATACTGATTTAAAGCCGATTGCAGGAAGGTTTTTTGAGAAGAAAGACCACGATGTTGCTCTTATTGGTTATGATGTTGCGTATGAATTATTTGATAAAGACGTTCGCGTGAAAAATAAAATTTCCATCAACAATAAGCCCTTTGAGGTGATTGGTATTATTGAACCTACAGGAATAGATTTAGACAAACAAGTGTACATTCCTTTAGAAAATGCTCGAGAATTGTTTAATAAACCTGATTTTGTCAATGTTATCAGAGTTCAAGTTCAACCTGGTATTGACAAAGAAAAATTAGTTGAAAAAATCAAGCAAAAACTTGAGCGCAAACGAGGTTCAGAAGATTTTGATGTTTTTACTCCTGATCAAATTCTCCGACAATTTCTTTCCATACTTGATGTTGTGAAAGCAGTTTTGGCAGGAATTGCATTTATTTCTCTTATTGTAGGGGCAGTTGGCATTATGAATACGATGTATACTTCTGTTCTTGAAAGAACCCGTGAAATTGGCATTATGAAAGCAATAGGCGCTCGTAATAGTTTAGTGTTATTATTGTTTGTGCTGGAATCAGGGATTATTGGATTAGTGGGTGGATTACTGGGTGTTATTCTTGGGATTGTTATTGCCTTTGGCATTGGTTTTGGCGCAGCTGCAGCAGGGTTTCCTTTTTTACATATCACTATTAATAGTGGGCTAATTATATTTGCCTTGGTTTTTTCTTCAGTTCTAGGTATTATTTCAGGTATGATGCCTGCGTTGAGGGCAGCAAAATTACAACCGGTTAATGCTTTGAGGTATGAGTGA
- a CDS encoding MinD/ParA family protein, translating into MGKIVGIISIKGGVGKTTTVANLAAVLAHDFQQKVLVIDANFSAPNIAYHLGIEDVHFSIHDVLTDKIPASEAIVTHHEGFDVLPSAMKASSVNVFDLKKKISHLKDKYDVILLDSSPSLTDEIVATMVASDELYVVSSPDLPTLKCTVNAVKAAQKKKVPLKGIILNKVKHKAFEVSLEQLEQAAGIPVLAVLPDDDAVLEALSKTTTAAVYKPRNDFSIEYKKLAGALINQEYQDPRIFSKLKNMFSKPAPQEINRIAQIKGL; encoded by the coding sequence ATGGGCAAAATTGTAGGAATCATTTCTATCAAAGGAGGCGTTGGGAAGACAACGACGGTTGCTAATCTTGCTGCAGTGCTTGCTCATGATTTTCAGCAAAAAGTGCTGGTGATAGATGCAAATTTCAGCGCTCCAAATATTGCGTATCACCTAGGGATTGAAGATGTTCATTTTAGCATTCATGATGTTCTTACTGATAAAATTCCTGCATCTGAAGCTATTGTTACTCACCATGAAGGTTTTGATGTTCTTCCTTCAGCTATGAAAGCAAGCTCAGTCAATGTTTTTGACTTAAAGAAAAAAATAAGCCACCTTAAAGACAAGTATGATGTCATTCTCCTTGATTCTTCTCCAAGCTTGACTGATGAAATAGTAGCAACTATGGTTGCGTCAGATGAATTATATGTTGTTTCAAGCCCTGATCTGCCCACTTTGAAATGCACCGTCAATGCGGTCAAAGCTGCGCAAAAGAAAAAGGTTCCTCTGAAAGGGATTATTCTTAATAAAGTTAAACATAAAGCTTTTGAAGTGAGCTTAGAACAACTTGAACAAGCAGCAGGCATTCCGGTATTAGCTGTTCTACCTGATGATGATGCAGTACTTGAAGCTCTTTCCAAAACAACGACTGCAGCAGTCTATAAGCCACGAAATGATTTTTCTATTGAATATAAAAAGTTAGCAGGTGCTTTGATTAATCAAGAATACCAAGATCCACGAATTTTTTCTAAACTGAAAAATATGTTCAGCAAACCAGCTCCACAGGAAATTAACAGGATTGCTCAGATTAAAGGTTTATAA
- the thiO gene encoding glycine oxidase ThiO has protein sequence MNKVIIIGGGAIGMLTAYRLANSGQKVVLIDKGKLGQEASSAAAGMLRPQSEAENDTFFFRLCLQSKKLFALLEKELYQKTGVGIEYTTTGTLLVSDSYEEKARLHNLVSWQKKLSLPSNELDYYKIQRLESSLNALFHYGVLFPDDHFLCTPYYVEALVKAVKDTHIITIYEHISVSELILNDGKVLGVVIDGEQIFGDYVVIAAGAWSNYFINKYFIPDQKIVYPVKGHCLAVQLPKQVITHSINYGHLYLVPGTDNSVIIGSTMEDVGFDRSIDDGALQELYKKACFVLPVLKQGKIVFSWIGFRPGTKDGLPILGTTQLPGCLFATGHFRNGILLSPITAKIITDLIVDNKEHPLLKEFSLGRFMV, from the coding sequence ATGAACAAAGTTATTATTATTGGCGGCGGCGCCATAGGTATGCTTACTGCTTATCGATTGGCAAATTCCGGGCAAAAGGTTGTACTTATTGATAAAGGCAAGCTTGGTCAAGAAGCTAGTTCTGCTGCTGCTGGCATGTTGCGTCCGCAGTCAGAAGCAGAAAATGATACTTTTTTTTTCAGGCTTTGTTTACAAAGCAAAAAGCTTTTTGCTTTGTTAGAGAAAGAACTATATCAAAAAACAGGTGTTGGTATTGAATATACAACTACAGGAACATTATTAGTAAGCGACTCTTATGAAGAAAAAGCTCGCTTGCATAATCTAGTATCGTGGCAAAAGAAACTTAGTTTACCAAGCAATGAACTTGATTATTATAAAATTCAAAGATTAGAGTCCTCGCTCAATGCTCTTTTTCATTATGGAGTTCTGTTTCCCGATGACCATTTCTTATGCACTCCTTATTATGTTGAGGCGTTAGTAAAAGCAGTTAAAGATACTCATATCATTACGATTTATGAACATATCTCTGTTTCCGAACTTATACTTAACGATGGAAAAGTTCTTGGAGTTGTTATTGATGGAGAGCAGATTTTTGGTGATTATGTTGTTATTGCAGCAGGTGCATGGAGCAATTATTTTATCAATAAATATTTTATTCCTGATCAAAAAATTGTCTATCCTGTCAAAGGGCATTGCTTGGCAGTTCAGTTGCCAAAACAAGTTATTACTCATAGTATTAATTACGGACATTTATACTTAGTTCCAGGAACTGATAATTCTGTGATCATAGGATCAACCATGGAAGATGTTGGTTTTGATAGAAGTATTGATGATGGAGCACTTCAGGAGTTGTATAAAAAAGCCTGTTTTGTCCTGCCTGTTTTGAAGCAAGGAAAGATCGTGTTTTCATGGATTGGCTTTAGGCCAGGTACAAAAGATGGACTCCCTATTTTAGGAACAACGCAGCTGCCTGGTTGTTTATTTGCAACAGGGCATTTTAGAAATGGGATTTTATTGTCACCAATAACTGCAAAGATAATAACTGATCTTATTGTTGACAATAAAGAGCATCCTTTATTAAAAGAGTTTAGTTTGGGAAGGTTTATGGTTTAA
- a CDS encoding class I SAM-dependent methyltransferase: MDQKVAWEKEYKMKGIPSSYKTEPSREVVYFTEFLKKQKVAGKALDLGSGKGRNSVHLAKHGFTVACMDFLQSNIDFIKKQYNFETYCQDVADKWQFPSNHFDAVIDVFCYKHITDSLARLRYRDNLSRVLKPTGYYLLSLATPDDGYYGELLKQKPNQQNIIVDPKTGISSVLFTETDIKREFNAFTVVEVRQKNKLGMMHGQQYLRKSLFFIIKKN; the protein is encoded by the coding sequence ATGGATCAAAAAGTTGCGTGGGAAAAAGAGTATAAAATGAAGGGAATACCTTCTTCGTATAAAACAGAACCTTCTCGTGAAGTAGTGTATTTTACTGAATTTCTTAAAAAACAAAAGGTTGCAGGCAAGGCTCTTGATCTCGGCTCTGGCAAAGGAAGAAATTCTGTGCATTTAGCTAAGCATGGTTTTACCGTTGCGTGTATGGATTTTCTTCAAAGCAATATTGACTTTATCAAAAAACAGTATAATTTTGAAACATACTGTCAAGATGTTGCTGATAAATGGCAGTTTCCAAGCAATCATTTTGATGCAGTAATTGATGTATTCTGTTATAAACATATTACTGATTCCCTTGCCAGGCTGCGGTATAGGGATAATTTATCTAGGGTTTTAAAACCAACAGGATATTATCTACTATCATTAGCCACCCCTGATGATGGTTATTATGGCGAATTACTTAAACAAAAGCCAAACCAACAGAATATTATTGTTGATCCTAAAACAGGTATTTCTTCTGTGTTATTCACTGAAACAGATATTAAGCGTGAGTTTAATGCGTTTACTGTTGTGGAAGTTCGGCAAAAAAACAAGTTAGGTATGATGCATGGTCAGCAATATTTACGAAAGAGTTTGTTTTTTATTATTAAAAAGAATTAA
- the thiL gene encoding thiamine-phosphate kinase: protein MGKNKKLTIKEFGEFNLINKITKMVKHPKLIKGIGDDCAVIDYTNDTYLLITTDMFVNNNHFKTAWFTPEQIGRKIMECNVSDIAACGGKPLYTVISFSLPKTIKVEFIKDVYKAMYAVAKKYDFLIIGGDTTSGTEINFSVTMLGEVKKQNLCLRSFAKQGDLIGATGTLGKSMAGLQLFLNKREGEEGKQGYLEPKARLDISKKIAPFVNAMIDISDGLSSEIKHICDESKVGAVIEEDKIPINHKTRQTAKFLKQNPIEWALYGGEDFELLFTISEKDYNDKKHLFKDCTIIGKILDKKQGCYMIDKQGNKTILGGGYDHFKD, encoded by the coding sequence ATGGGAAAAAATAAAAAATTAACAATAAAAGAATTTGGCGAGTTCAATCTTATCAACAAAATAACTAAGATGGTCAAACATCCAAAATTGATCAAGGGCATTGGTGATGATTGTGCTGTTATTGATTATACTAACGATACATATCTTCTCATAACAACAGATATGTTTGTTAATAACAATCATTTCAAAACAGCGTGGTTTACCCCAGAGCAAATAGGAAGAAAGATTATGGAATGCAATGTAAGTGATATTGCTGCATGTGGTGGAAAGCCTTTATACACAGTGATTTCTTTTTCCTTGCCAAAAACAATTAAGGTTGAGTTTATCAAAGACGTTTATAAAGCCATGTATGCTGTTGCAAAAAAATACGATTTTTTAATCATAGGCGGAGATACAACGTCAGGAACAGAAATAAATTTCTCAGTAACAATGCTGGGTGAAGTTAAAAAACAAAATCTTTGCCTCCGCAGCTTTGCAAAACAAGGAGATCTAATCGGAGCAACAGGAACCCTTGGAAAATCAATGGCAGGATTGCAGTTATTTCTTAATAAGAGAGAAGGTGAAGAAGGCAAACAAGGGTATCTTGAACCGAAGGCAAGATTAGATATAAGCAAAAAGATAGCGCCTTTTGTCAATGCTATGATTGATATTTCAGATGGTTTAAGCAGTGAAATAAAACATATTTGTGATGAAAGCAAGGTCGGAGCAGTAATCGAAGAAGATAAAATACCGATCAACCATAAAACGAGACAAACGGCTAAATTTCTTAAACAAAATCCAATCGAATGGGCATTATATGGTGGAGAAGATTTTGAACTATTATTTACTATCTCAGAAAAAGATTACAACGATAAAAAACATTTGTTCAAAGACTGCACCATTATTGGTAAAATTCTGGATAAAAAGCAAGGTTGTTATATGATTGATAAACAAGGAAATAAAACTATTCTTGGTGGGGGATATGATCATTTTAAGGATTAA
- a CDS encoding ABC transporter ATP-binding protein has product MAGTCIIKLDKVWKSYAMGDIEVHALQGLNFEVKKGEFVALMGPSGSGKSTAVNMIGCLDIPSKGDIYLNSVNIADLEESELAQIRGRKIGFIFQQFNLIPTLTAEENVMLPMLFQGKEEETRQKTARSLLATVGLHERLHHKPNQLSGGQQQRVAIARALANDPELILADEPTGNLDSKTGTEIIALLQKLHKQGKTIVIVTHDQHVAKAAQRIASLKDGALEIPMKRRGVVL; this is encoded by the coding sequence ATGGCAGGAACATGCATTATCAAATTAGATAAAGTCTGGAAAAGCTATGCTATGGGTGATATAGAGGTTCATGCACTGCAGGGATTAAATTTTGAAGTTAAAAAAGGCGAATTTGTAGCTCTTATGGGTCCTTCAGGAAGCGGAAAGTCAACTGCAGTAAATATGATTGGGTGCTTAGATATTCCATCAAAGGGGGATATTTACTTGAACAGTGTTAACATTGCTGATCTTGAAGAATCAGAACTTGCCCAAATTCGAGGAAGAAAAATAGGATTTATTTTCCAGCAGTTTAATTTAATTCCTACATTAACTGCTGAAGAAAACGTCATGCTTCCTATGCTTTTCCAAGGCAAAGAGGAAGAAACTCGGCAAAAGACAGCTCGTTCTTTATTAGCAACCGTTGGTTTGCATGAACGGTTGCATCATAAGCCTAATCAGTTAAGTGGCGGGCAGCAGCAGCGCGTAGCAATTGCGCGGGCATTAGCCAATGATCCGGAACTAATTCTTGCAGATGAACCAACAGGCAATCTTGATTCAAAAACAGGAACTGAAATTATAGCGTTATTGCAAAAACTTCATAAACAAGGTAAAACTATTGTTATTGTAACGCATGATCAGCATGTTGCAAAAGCAGCTCAAAGAATAGCTTCTTTAAAGGACGGCGCTCTTGAAATCCCCATGAAAAGAAGAGGTGTTGTGTTGTGA
- a CDS encoding MBL fold metallo-hydrolase has translation MEKIVFLGTGGDAIAVAKQLLGSGGVIIQVDDTQLHLDPGPGALVKASEYNINARNTTAVLVSHAHLNHAHDTNAIISAMSLAGMDIHGVVVANKTVIDGDEKHSKVISDFHKSCVEKIIPLEAGQKIGINNIEIRGTNTKHNETYALGFRITTQTFDLGYTGDTGYTTKLGEDFRGVDILILNVQYPGDQKRDFQLCSAEAMKIINEVNPRLAIITHFGIKMIQSDPINEARNIQRTTGVQTIAAKDGMVINPVSYMVNLRQKPVKMF, from the coding sequence ATGGAAAAAATAGTATTTCTTGGCACAGGTGGAGACGCCATTGCAGTAGCTAAACAGCTCCTTGGAAGTGGGGGTGTTATCATTCAAGTAGATGATACCCAGCTTCATCTTGATCCAGGTCCTGGAGCATTAGTCAAAGCAAGTGAATACAACATTAATGCAAGAAACACTACTGCTGTTTTGGTAAGTCATGCTCATTTAAATCACGCTCATGATACGAATGCAATAATAAGCGCTATGAGCTTAGCTGGTATGGACATTCATGGAGTTGTTGTTGCTAATAAAACTGTTATTGATGGAGATGAAAAACACAGCAAGGTCATTTCTGATTTTCATAAGAGCTGCGTTGAAAAAATTATTCCCCTTGAAGCTGGACAGAAAATTGGCATAAATAATATAGAGATAAGGGGAACCAATACAAAGCATAATGAAACGTATGCATTAGGATTCAGAATCACAACACAAACATTTGATCTTGGTTATACTGGCGATACTGGTTACACAACAAAGCTTGGAGAAGATTTCAGAGGTGTTGATATTCTTATTCTTAATGTGCAATACCCAGGAGATCAGAAAAGAGATTTTCAATTATGTTCTGCTGAAGCCATGAAGATCATCAACGAAGTCAATCCGCGCTTGGCTATTATTACTCATTTTGGCATAAAAATGATACAATCAGATCCTATCAATGAAGCTCGTAACATTCAGAGAACTACTGGCGTTCAAACTATTGCAGCTAAAGATGGTATGGTGATTAATCCTGTATCTTATATGGTCAATCTTCGTCAGAAACCAGTAAAAATGTTTTAG
- a CDS encoding nucleotidyltransferase domain-containing protein, with protein MLHKKDTKQKFIFGTECTFKIIEYIFNEPHRAFHLRELARLINFSTTAIAQSIEELNKYKIIKVIETNISKNIQADIESQAYKDYKLMFNIYRLMRYDIIKYLSVEFHNPECISVFGSFAKGEDTEQSDIDILIITPHTKPTHEQEFREFVKIIEKLCYRKTNFHILSSLDKSSNEFKNAAANGIVLHGYLKVM; from the coding sequence ATGTTACATAAAAAAGACACTAAACAAAAGTTCATATTTGGAACTGAATGCACCTTTAAAATAATAGAATATATTTTCAATGAACCCCATAGAGCTTTTCATCTAAGAGAATTAGCAAGACTAATCAATTTCTCAACAACTGCTATTGCGCAAAGTATTGAAGAATTAAACAAATATAAAATAATTAAAGTTATTGAAACAAATATAAGTAAAAATATACAAGCAGACATAGAATCACAAGCATACAAGGATTATAAATTAATGTTTAATATATATAGGTTAATGAGGTATGATATAATCAAATATCTCAGTGTAGAATTTCATAACCCTGAGTGTATTAGTGTATTTGGCAGTTTCGCAAAAGGAGAAGATACTGAACAAAGTGATATTGATATATTGATTATAACACCACACACAAAACCAACACATGAACAAGAATTCAGAGAATTTGTTAAGATTATCGAAAAACTATGCTATCGAAAAACAAATTTCCATATATTGTCATCACTAGATAAATCATCAAATGAATTCAAAAATGCTGCAGCAAATGGGATAGTATTGCATGGATATCTTAAGGTGATGTAA
- the thiS gene encoding sulfur carrier protein ThiS: MEILLNGKLYSLTSEKKLVDLFKKLNFSSGAVAVNNAIIHKEDFEKIVLHNNDKVDIVEVVGGG; encoded by the coding sequence ATGGAGATTTTATTAAATGGAAAACTGTACTCATTAACATCTGAAAAAAAACTTGTTGATCTTTTTAAAAAACTTAATTTTTCCTCAGGCGCAGTTGCAGTGAATAACGCAATTATTCATAAAGAAGATTTTGAAAAAATTGTTCTTCATAATAATGACAAAGTTGATATTGTTGAAGTCGTAGGTGGTGGATAA